In Gopherus flavomarginatus isolate rGopFla2 chromosome 5, rGopFla2.mat.asm, whole genome shotgun sequence, one DNA window encodes the following:
- the LOC127050980 gene encoding histone H4-like, which yields MSGRGKGGKGLEKEGVKRHRKVFRDNIQGITKPAICRLARRGGVKRISGLIYEETRGVLKVFLENVIRDAVTYIEHAKRKTVTAMDAVYALKRQGHTVYGFGG from the coding sequence ATGTCTGGTCGTGGTAAGGGAGGCAAGGGTCTCGAGAAAGAAGGCGTTAAGCGTCATAGGAAGGTGTTCAGGGATAATATCCAGGGCATTACGAAACCCGCTATTTGCCGTTTGGCTCGTCGTGGGGGAGTGAAGCGTATTTCAGGGCTCATTTACGAGGAGACTCGCGGGGTGCTGAAAGTGTTTCTGGAGAACGTGATCCGAGATGCCGTTACTTACATCGAGCATGCGAAGCGGAAGACTGTTACTGCTATGGACGCTGTTTATGCATTGAAGCGCCAGGGTCATACTGTGTATGGATTTGGAGGCTAA